In Idiomarina sp. PL1-037, a single genomic region encodes these proteins:
- a CDS encoding cory-CC-star protein, protein MNIQSVRRWFSRASDLANEFYNAPYRSAIARAKRDEDDLFMLLVFSEMMGVPNPAAYYTLELQPLMLERFHEWHQRMGMEHSPLDHFRCC, encoded by the coding sequence ATGAATATACAGTCAGTCCGCCGTTGGTTCAGCCGGGCAAGTGATTTGGCCAATGAGTTCTATAATGCGCCCTATCGCTCAGCTATTGCCCGGGCAAAGCGCGACGAAGACGATTTATTCATGCTACTGGTTTTTTCTGAAATGATGGGCGTGCCGAACCCGGCCGCCTATTATACTTTAGAGTTACAGCCATTAATGCTGGAACGTTTCCACGAATGGCATCAACGTATGGGAATGGAACACTCACCTCTTGATCATTTCCGTTGTTGCTAA